The following DNA comes from Chitinophaga nivalis.
TGTATTTTCTGCGTCAGTTTTCTGCCCTCCTGCTCATCCAGCCAGTAATTGGGATAGTTAAACGGCTTTTGTTGCAGGTGTTTTTCCCAATCAGCTTTCCGGCTGGAGATCGCTATACCTGCAATGGCGTAGGATTTATGATGCTGTGCTTTAATAGCTAATCTATTTAAGACAGGGTGCTGCTGAATACAGGGACCACACCAGGTAGCCCAGATATCAATCAGCAGATAGGGATATTGTGCAGCCAGTACTTTAAATGCAGTACTACCTGGTATTGTTTCAAAGTTCAATTGAGGGAAAATGCCATCGTCCAGTCTGATACGATTCGCTGTTACATAATCAGCATATTGCTTCATCAGCTCCGCAAGTATGGCGGGAGAAAACCGGCTGGTATCCAGGTGATCGATGGCTGCTTTTATGCTATCGCTGATAAGATAGGCAGACGGCCTGAATAGGCTCTGTAATCTTTGCAAAGCGATGTAGCTGCTGTTATATTTTTTTATGAGTGTCAGTTCATGGAGGTATTTTTCTACGCTGATACTGTCCATGCCTGGTATCGTCAGATATGGGTTTTTCATTTTTTCGGTGTAGGTATTTTCTATATCTCTGAAAAGACCTTCTACCTGATTTTCCATTCCGCCTTCCACCATGAATGCTCCCGACGTAACGTTGAGATGAAGGGAAACAACATTGGTATCAATAATAAAATATCTTTTGATGGAAGTGGATGGATCATTGCTCAGATCTTTATATTCCAGTATGGCTGACGCTGGGTTTGCATTGTCAAATCCGGCTGTTACTGTCTGCGAGAAACAGCCAGCTGCATCAACGGACAGTTGAAAAGTATCACGGTCTGTACGGTATGTCAATACGAATTTTTGGGTATTGGGATAAGGTTTCAGGCAACCTTTTATGGTAACATTCTTTTTTTCCGATCCGGCTTTCTGCCCGTAAGATACAATGGCGACACAGGAAAAAATCAGCAAAACAGCACATTTCAACAGTTCTTTTGTCATACTCATTTTTTTGTAGCCATCAATTTTTCATACAGTCTCTTACCATAAAAACTTTTTTTGATAGCCTCGGGCAATTCATTGTAATAATGAATATACCTGTCGTAAGTTAGATCCGGCGCACTTTGCAGTATATAGGTCATTTCATAGGTGCCCTTATAGGTGACCGATGCCTGATAATAAAGATCCGACAGGGATTTATTCACCGTTTCCCACTCTTCTTTATAGACATTCTTTTGATACCCGGATTCACTGTTGGCTATCAGCTCCTGTAGTTCTCTTTGTTTTTTTCCCAGCGCGCCTTGCTTTTGTGCCAGCGTCACCCATAGATTATGAAAAAAAGAGGTAGTGACTACCTTCACATCATAACCTACTTTATTATTTGCTAATTTTTCCTGGAAGAAAGTACAGACATACTTACTGCTGTCGATAAGAATTTTTGTACCCATTTTTTTAGATAGAACGATCGAGGCAACAGCTGGTGTGGCTACCTCTCCTTCAAACTTAAAATGCCCGTCTTTGATAATAGTCGTATAGCACTGACGGGAGTTCAGCAATTCCATCGTGATCGTATCTCCGTCTTTAAAGCTATAGGGGTGGACATCTCCCAACAGTTTATTATCAAATTCCCCCTCAACGCAATAATGATATTGGGAGAAAGAAAAATATGGCAGCAACAACAGCAACCAGGTACCCATCAAACGAATATATTGCTTCATACGCTATTATTTTCTAAACCTGAATGAGTTTTAACCAGCTGTAATCCCTGGTTAAAACTCATTCAGCATGTTATTTGATCACTTAGTTAGACGATGCAAACACAGATGACCAGCTGGCACAACCCGATGCATTATCACAGGCAGTCTTACAGCCGTCTGAACATAATTCCTGGGTATTGGCACTGGAGGAAATCGGGAAATCAACACTCGTTCCGGAAGTTGTTTTCAATGTACAGGAGCAGGAATGTGCCATTTCATCACTACCATCCAAACAATCCATGACACCGTCCATTTCTTTAGATATGGGGATACAGGTACCATTCCTACATGCGAATTCGTTCGGTGCGCACCAGCTACCACCTGTTACATTTTTCAGGTTTTCTCTGGACAGTTGTTGAATGCCTAATGTACCTAAATCTTTCAGCGAAATTTTTTTCATAATTGTGAAATTGAGATGAATACCTGATGTCCGCTCACTCCGGGGCATCTTGAGAGGGCCTTTGACAGGGAGCCTTCTGTTTGCCCAAGATCGTTTGCAACCGGTCCTGGCTATTTTTCTAGAAAAAGTTCCTGAGTTCATTTACCCGATAGCTATCCGGCAATTCTCTGCCGTTGATGTATATCGTTGGGGTAGCCCTGATCTTCATATCGTTGCACCAGTCGCGCATCGCGAATATTTTTTCCTGTTGTTCCTGCAGTTCTCCGTTCATCGGATATTTTTGTGCGAAGGCTTCATAGTCTTTATGGGGAGCCAAGTACCAGTCATCCAGTGCCAGCTGTACCTTTTCATGGCCATATTTTTGTTGTATCGCCAGCAGGTGTGCTACGGGGGGCGTTCTTTTATCGGTATCCTCTCCGGTGGCGGTAAATATGATACGTATCCTTACATCCGGGTTTGTTTTGATGATATGTTCCAATTCCGGATGTACTTTAGAACACGGACCACAATAAGGGTTGCATACCTTAATAATCTCGTGGGTAGCCTGCGGGTTGCCGACTACGATACCCAGGTGATCGACCGGAATAGTAACCCGGTCGCTTTTATCCAGTAACGCCTGAAATATCTCGGGGTTATAGCGCAGCTTTTTCCATCTCTTTTCATAACTTTTCCCATCACGGGCATCCTTGAGTTGCGGTATGGCCATATTGGTCAGCAGCAAAAAGAAAAGGCCTGTAAACAGGATCGCCGCCATCGTATATGGAGCGATAGCGGTGATGAATGCAGGTGTGCCCGGCAAACAGCCCACTGCCATCAGTGCATTCACAGCTAATACCGCCTGTACAGCCAGGCAAAGCGGACACCATTGCCTGACTACCTTCCACTGATAATAGATGGAAAATAAAATATAGGGAGCCACCAACAGCGACAGCACAGACCACATCAGCATAAAGCTGGTGTTAGCAGGAAAAAGTACCTGTGTAGTGAAAAAAGTAGCAAAGAATGTAAATCCCCATACGGACCAGCTGATCCCCATCAGCGATGCTTTTGAAGAGGACAGCACCGCATTGCAGCTCAGCTTTTTGCTTTTGCCGCCGCATACTTCCTTAATAAAGGGATTGTGTGCATCTATCTCGTTCCAAATCAGCAATGATGAAACAACCAGTCCCAGGAAAGCCGACAGCAGATATCCCAATCCGTACCAGGTTTGCATGCCAACAGGCTGAGACAGGATATAACCACCCGCCAGCAATATGGCAGCCAATACCAGGAATACCGGCACGCGCTTCGTCAACATATGATTCCGTTGCTTTTTGCTGTTTTCAACAAAATGGGCTTCGTCCCTGGGTGCAGTAGTATCCAGCAACAGGATGATGTGCTTATCTATCTGCTCAAAATCTGCCACCGGAATACTTATAGGCTTTTCCGTAATCGGATCCAGGTATTCAATATGCTCCGCTGTTGTACTGGTTACGAGGGTAAAGCAGGCGATGGGCCAACCTTCCTGTTGTATGGAACAAATAAAAGGCGTTTCAAATGCATCATAACTATGCACTCCTTTTTCTATGGCGCCGGATTCAATACCATATTCAAAAAGCGTATCCTTGATGGCAAGCAGGGAAGGATATTCTACGTGGCGCTGCAGGGTTTCAGACAATCCGGTATGGGTAACATTAACCTGCAGTTTTTTTAATAAATAATGACAAGTCTTAAAAAGATCATTCTCTTTTTTACTGGCAAATAACGTGGCTATCGACATAATTACAGCTATGAACAGGTGACGGTCTTAAAGATATACGAAACTTTTAAAATTCAAATATTTTTATCTATGTAGATAAAATGAGCAAGTATTATTTCGATTATTTAAAATGATTTCAACAATTTATTTCAAACGCGCACTTCTTTCAAACACTTATTCACAGCCGGTTTCCGGACAATATAGTTTTACCGGATACATAATAGAAAGGCCGCATAAAAAAATTTGCTGTAAAATTCAGCTGGAGAAAATATTATATTGGCTTACTTTAAAGCGGCAGCTGTGCCTGTTTTTTTGCTTCCGCTAATTACCCGTACACGTTAATGAAGAAAAATGAAAAAAGCCAACCCTATAGTCATAACTAATGAAGAGGAATCTATGCCGAACACAAATAAGGAAAACTGATGCGTCCTATTTTTCTGTTGACCTTTTGCTGTCTGTTGGCTAATCCGCTATTGGCTCAGACCACACTGAATATTGATCAGTCTTTTGCATTACTGGCATCGCAAAATGAGGCGCTCCGTCAGGCCAATATCAATGTGCTATTAGCCACGGTAGATGTAAAGGACGCCCGGAATGCCTTTCTGCCAACTTTGTCGTTTAATGCAGGCCATACCTATAACATGGGACTTGCCTTTGACCAGATCGCCGGCCAGCTGGTGACCGGCAATAAATGGTCGAATACCGCCAATGCCAACCTGAGTACACGCACTACGCTATTCCAGGGATTCAGTCAAATCAATAAACTCAAACAGGCGCTATTAAGTCTGGAAAGTAAAGCAATACAGCAAAATCAACTCCGCCAATCCCTCAAACTGGAATTGCTGGCGCGATACTTTGATGCTACGGCCAACCATGCTTTATATGAAATCAGTCTGAAACAGTTGCAGTACGCACAGGAGCAGCTGGAACAGGAACGCGCAAAATTTGCCTTACAGACCAATACATTGGTAGATGTAGCCCAGGCCGAAAGTCAGGTGGCCACCAACGAGCTAAGTGGTATTGTCAGCAATACCGCCTGCAACAGTAGTCTGGTTGCACTAAAACAACTGTTGGGTATACCGCTGACAGACACTGTGCAACTGGAAACACCCAACCAGGATATTGCAGCTACAGCGCCGCAACATGGCGATAGCCTGCCCGCACATGATCCTGCGATTCAACTCGCTGCATTATCATTACAACAGTCCACTTTAAATTTAAGATATGCCAGGGCGCCCTACTATCCCACCATCAGTTTCTTTAGTGGCTATGGTACCAACTATTCTTCCGAGCGTAAGGATTATATGAGCGGGCACTATATGCCTTTTGGAGATCAGGTAAACCAGAATAAAGCGTTGAATTTCGGGGTGTCTCTCTCCATGCCGGTTTTTGATGCCTTTAAAACCCGGAATAATATCAGCAGACTAAAACTTGATCTGCAACAAAAACAATCTGAGCTGAATAAAGTAAAGACAGAACGGGAGAAAGTGCTCATCATGGCCACACAGGAATATCAGAAATCGGTGAAGGAGTATCAGGTATTGCAGGTGCAATACCATGCATTGGAAAAGAATTATCAGGCGATGAAAGAGCGCTATGATATCGGAGAAACCAGTGCCATGGAATATAACAAGGCTTTACTGGATTATAATGTGGCTGCTGCCAATGTGATCAAAGCTAAATATACACTGATGTACAATGTAGAGGTACTCCGGGTATTGAGGGGAGAAAGATAATGTTGTCTGTTTTTGGAGGTGAAAAAATGCCTGTATTTTTATATCCCTGTTAAAAATGTCCGGAATAATGAATCATCCCACTATATACCGGCAAATTTCTTTCAAATGGCAGGTAGACTGTGATGCCTTCCACATCATCCATAAAACCTATACCGCCCGATATGATTTACGCACCACCCAAATAACATTACCACTATAATACCTTTCACTACCCATCATTAAATTCAGCAGATAGCAAAATCGTAGCAAGGAATCCCTGCTACGATTTTGCAAAAATATATTTGCTCTATTTCTTTTTAGCATTCGCCGGATTCGGCCGTGCTTCTCCCCCACCTGGCAGCTTCACCACATAAGGGGTACCATATCCGTTTCCGGGGCGGAAAAAATCGGTAGAAATAACCTGTGCCCCGCTTTCAAACGCGGCATTGGCTCTGTTGTAGTCATTCACCTTGGCTTCATACGTTTCAATATCCGCCCGTGTTCTGACAAAAAAGCCCTGCTGTACATACTGCTGTATTTCCTGCTTACGCACCATTGCATTGTCGAGCAGGAAAAAGGCCGCATAGGTATCTGTTGGCAGTGATTGCAGGAACATTACCCTGTTTTCCAGGTTAGGTTTGTTTTTGGCATAATCGGAAGTCATATTCATACCCGCCATGGATGGCAGCAACAGAAAAACAAATTTACCCCTCGCCGCCTTCACGGTAGGCCAATTTTGAGCCTGTACTGCTTCCCGCAAGGTAGGGAACTGACCGCGTACATCATCTGGTATGATCAGCTTATCCCGGCCTAAGGTGGCCACCACTTCCTGATCCAGGCTATCAAATGCCTTTTCATCAAAAGGTAATACGCTGGCAGCACCCGGGAATAAAGGCATGCCTTTATCCTTTGCTTCTATCATCACAAAGATGGGGAAGTGACCCGGATGTGTATCAGACCATGACCGCATCGCCGTCAGTGCCGCTTTGAAAGTGGTGTAATGGGTCCGGAAGTCGATGTCGGCCATATGCAGTACTTTAAAGCCTGGTTTATCGAGGTCTTTTGTACTAAACGGCGCCAGGTTGGTCACTCCTTTTTTCCGCAGCTCCCGGTAGGCAGCCGGGTCATTAAACCGATTACCTGTAGGGTCATTGTAAACATCTATCTCCAGGCTTCGGATACCCGCATCCAGCTGTACATCGAATGGTGGATGATTGTATTTAAGCCCTTCACTCATCTTCATCTTATTGGGATGAAATTCTGCCATAGACTTCAATTGTTCCGGCGGCATCATTTTCATATAGCCTTCCGCCATTTTTTCTATGATAGGATCAATGTAAGCCAACACGTTGGAATCTACCGGCTGTGCATAGCTGTTATGGGTACCCAGTACCTGTACCTGATTTATTTTAAGCGCATCCAGCCGGGCAGTCTGTCCATTGCAAACCATTGCTGCACCTGCCATCAGCACTGTCCCCAATGCTTTATTAATAATTGTCTGCATGATCAATTGTTTTTTATGATTAGAAGATTTTAGCACTCACGCCCAGCTGTCCACGGAAGGAATACCATTCCGCCTGTTCTACCCGGTTAAAGGTGCCATGGTAATAACGGACAGGCGCGTTGGTGATGTTATTCAGTTCCAGGAATGCCCTGATCCGGGGCGTAATAGCATAGGAGGCAGAAAAATCTACTGTGAAGTTCTCGGCATACCAACGGTAATGATCGGGGCCTGCCGCCTGGCGGATAACGTCCAGGTATTTGCCTTTGTAGTTACCGGCTATTCTTGCCATTACTTTACCGTACTCGTAAATGAGGGATGCATTGAAGATGTGTTTGGCCTGTTTCGGGATGACGCTGTTGTCTTCCGTTTTCTGGCCATTTACAAAACGGGGAATCTTTACCTTGGAATCCGTGAATGTATAATTGACATCTACCCCAAATCCTTTCCAGTAGCCCGGCAAACCGGTAAATCTTTTCACCACACCTGCTTCAAAACCGGCGAGCCAGGCGCTTTGCAGGTTCTCAGGCGCACTCACGGCATAACGTACCCCATTAATATTTTCAGACCATTCGTTGTTATAAATAAGATCTGTCAGTTTTTTATAGAAGGCGCCCACATTCACCATGCCGATGCCACCGAAGTAGTGTTCGGCCATGACATCAAAGTTATTGGCGAAGGTTGGTTTGAGGTTGGCATTACCCCGGCTGATCACCTTATTCATTTCGTCCTGCGTGGTACCGGGATTGAGGCTGCTGAAATCCGGCCGTGCAAAGCTGCGGGTATAGGCCAGCCGGACGATGTCTTTATCGGTCACACTATACTTCACATGCAGCATCGGTAAAAAGGCATTGTAGCTGTTATCCTGTGTAATAGCCGTCACCTGTTTGCCGGTCGCATTGGTGGTTACTTTGCTACCGTTGAATGTTACCTTATTATATTCATTGCGAATACCACCTGTCAGCGTCAGTTTGTCCGACACCTTATATTCTCCCATCACGTACAGCGCATATACGTTTTCTACACCCGTGAAATATTTGGTAGCACCGGAGGCATTGGTAGCAGAATCTATCTGGTAAGGCAGCAACTTGTTGTTACGGATACTTTCCGGTGTGACCAGGTTTTGCAGCTGGCCCAGTGGCATCTGGTTGATGATGACATTATTATAGGGCGAACCTATTTCACTGAGGAAACCACCATTATAGGGAAATGGCTCCGCTCCCAGACTGGCCATGGTAGGCGCGGGGCCCAGCACACCGCCTAAGTAGATATCGTAGGGAGATTGTACTACCTTGTTTTTGTGAATGAACTTACCACCCGCTTTTACCGTGAGTTTATGATCCGGTGTATATTTGACATTAAAGCCGAAACGCTTGTTTTCTTCCCAGTTGGTGCTACGTACCATCACCAGTTGAGAGAGTTTCATGGCCTCATTACTGATAGGCGTAGCGGCCGAAATATGCGGCAATACAGCATCTATCACATCGCCCTGTCCATCCGGGGCATCCATCGCCAGGTATTTTTTACCGTCAGCTGCCAGGCCTTCGTAGGTAACAGCCTGTTGGAAAGTGGCCATCGGATAGTAACCGGGATTTTTAAACTGGAACCTGGATTTGTCCATACTGGCAGCCCAGTCGAGGGTTAATTTACCGGAAAGCACCGACTGACCGCTTAGCTCACCGGAGTACAGACTGGTGTGGTAATTGGAAGCCCGGTCGATAATGCTGGCATTCTTCGTGTTGAAATAGAAATAGGTTTCCCGTACCATCTGGGCATCTACAAACTCACTGTAAATACCTTTAAACTGTATTTTATGCCGGTCATTGAATTTGTATTCCAGTCCTGCATTCAGGCCGGTGGTTTTGCGGTGTGCGATGTAGTCACGCAACTGGAGATCTGTAATAGAATAGGATTGCACCGGGTGGGGATTGGCAAAATCGTAATTCATATTATAACGATCCTGCGCAGAAGTACGGTCCCAGATCACCGCAGACAGTACAAAGCCCAGCTTCCCTTTCATCAGTCTGTCTCCATAAACAACAGAAGCATTGTAGGAACCTTTGCGCGCCTGATCGCCATATCCGCCGGCAGCATTGATCCGGAGTGTGCGGGACAGCGGAGCTGCTTTGGTAATAAAGTTAATGGAACCTCCGATGGCATCTCCTTCCATATCCGGCGTGATGGCTTTCGACAGTTGTACGTACTCTATCAGCTCGGAAGGGAAGATATCCATTTGTATACGCCGGTCGGTATAATCGAGGCTGGCGGTAGGTAAACGGTTACCATTCAGCAGGGTAGCGCTCCATTGGATAGGCGTACCTCTAACCGACACATAGCGGCCTTCACCCTGGTCTCTTTCGATAGAAACGCCCTGAATACGTTGCACGGCTTCCGCGGCATTACGATCGGGCAATTTACCAATAGCATCAGCCGCCAGTACCTCCATAATGCCTGAAGCATTCTTTTTGATGCTGATGGCCCGTATCTGTGAACCGGCGGAAGCGCCTTTCACCACCACTTCTCCCAATACGTCATTGGCAGGTTCCATCAGGATGGTTCCCAGCTGATTCAGGCCGGGCTTTACGGTTACCACTACCGTCCTGGCAGCAAACCCGATGTAATTAATTTTAAGTGTTACCGTTCCGGTTTTCCTGACATTGATATCAAAAGCCCCGGAGAGATCTGTTTGGGTTCCATTCCCATCAATAACGATGGTAGCAGCAGGTAATGGCCCTTCCTTGGATAAAATAGTTCCCCTGATCTGCTGTGCCGTACAGAAAAAAGGAAAGAGTAAGATCAATAACAAAAGCCGGCTACCCATGAGCAAATATTTTTTTCACAAAATTGGACCGGCCGGTCAAAGAAGTCGCCCTTGTAGATAAACCTAGACGTACGGGTAGATCGGGAAGGACGATAAAAAATATAAATAATTAAAAACCAATCAATTATGCAATATTACCTAATTGTTAAACCAGGTTAAAACCGCTAGGTCAGGGTAGGTTTTATCACTTCCCGTCTGCTTTTTTCCGGCATACTTTTACTTTTCATATAGGCAGAAGGGGTACTGTTAGTCACCTTTTTAAAGTATTGGTTAAAGGATGACTTGGAATGAAAGCCCGCTTCAAAAGCCAGGGAAAGGATATTGGGACTATGGTTATTTTCCAGGCTGCCATCGATCAGCTTAACGACTTCCCTGATCCTGTATTCATTAATAAACTGATAAAAGGATTGTCCCAGGTATTGATTCAGGGTTTCTGAAAGATGATGTCTGGATACTTCCATGGCCGCAGCCAGTTTGTCGAGGGTAATCTCAGCGTCTTTATAGACAGCCTTTTCTTCCATCCACCTGAT
Coding sequences within:
- a CDS encoding low-density lipoprotein receptor class A repeat-containing protein, yielding MKKISLKDLGTLGIQQLSRENLKNVTGGSWCAPNEFACRNGTCIPISKEMDGVMDCLDGSDEMAHSCSCTLKTTSGTSVDFPISSSANTQELCSDGCKTACDNASGCASWSSVFASSN
- a CDS encoding vitamin K epoxide reductase family protein, which gives rise to MSIATLFASKKENDLFKTCHYLLKKLQVNVTHTGLSETLQRHVEYPSLLAIKDTLFEYGIESGAIEKGVHSYDAFETPFICSIQQEGWPIACFTLVTSTTAEHIEYLDPITEKPISIPVADFEQIDKHIILLLDTTAPRDEAHFVENSKKQRNHMLTKRVPVFLVLAAILLAGGYILSQPVGMQTWYGLGYLLSAFLGLVVSSLLIWNEIDAHNPFIKEVCGGKSKKLSCNAVLSSSKASLMGISWSVWGFTFFATFFTTQVLFPANTSFMLMWSVLSLLVAPYILFSIYYQWKVVRQWCPLCLAVQAVLAVNALMAVGCLPGTPAFITAIAPYTMAAILFTGLFFLLLTNMAIPQLKDARDGKSYEKRWKKLRYNPEIFQALLDKSDRVTIPVDHLGIVVGNPQATHEIIKVCNPYCGPCSKVHPELEHIIKTNPDVRIRIIFTATGEDTDKRTPPVAHLLAIQQKYGHEKVQLALDDWYLAPHKDYEAFAQKYPMNGELQEQQEKIFAMRDWCNDMKIRATPTIYINGRELPDSYRVNELRNFF
- a CDS encoding DUF4369 domain-containing protein, whose product is MKQYIRLMGTWLLLLLPYFSFSQYHYCVEGEFDNKLLGDVHPYSFKDGDTITMELLNSRQCYTTIIKDGHFKFEGEVATPAVASIVLSKKMGTKILIDSSKYVCTFFQEKLANNKVGYDVKVVTTSFFHNLWVTLAQKQGALGKKQRELQELIANSESGYQKNVYKEEWETVNKSLSDLYYQASVTYKGTYEMTYILQSAPDLTYDRYIHYYNELPEAIKKSFYGKRLYEKLMATKK
- a CDS encoding TlpA family protein disulfide reductase produces the protein MTKELLKCAVLLIFSCVAIVSYGQKAGSEKKNVTIKGCLKPYPNTQKFVLTYRTDRDTFQLSVDAAGCFSQTVTAGFDNANPASAILEYKDLSNDPSTSIKRYFIIDTNVVSLHLNVTSGAFMVEGGMENQVEGLFRDIENTYTEKMKNPYLTIPGMDSISVEKYLHELTLIKKYNSSYIALQRLQSLFRPSAYLISDSIKAAIDHLDTSRFSPAILAELMKQYADYVTANRIRLDDGIFPQLNFETIPGSTAFKVLAAQYPYLLIDIWATWCGPCIQQHPVLNRLAIKAQHHKSYAIAGIAISSRKADWEKHLQQKPFNYPNYWLDEQEGRKLTQKIHLIGVPRYLLLRTADNIIVEKDIEMEQLEKILRKYTIQQP
- a CDS encoding TolC family protein translates to MRPIFLLTFCCLLANPLLAQTTLNIDQSFALLASQNEALRQANINVLLATVDVKDARNAFLPTLSFNAGHTYNMGLAFDQIAGQLVTGNKWSNTANANLSTRTTLFQGFSQINKLKQALLSLESKAIQQNQLRQSLKLELLARYFDATANHALYEISLKQLQYAQEQLEQERAKFALQTNTLVDVAQAESQVATNELSGIVSNTACNSSLVALKQLLGIPLTDTVQLETPNQDIAATAPQHGDSLPAHDPAIQLAALSLQQSTLNLRYARAPYYPTISFFSGYGTNYSSERKDYMSGHYMPFGDQVNQNKALNFGVSLSMPVFDAFKTRNNISRLKLDLQQKQSELNKVKTEREKVLIMATQEYQKSVKEYQVLQVQYHALEKNYQAMKERYDIGETSAMEYNKALLDYNVAAANVIKAKYTLMYNVEVLRVLRGER
- a CDS encoding phosphatidylinositol-specific phospholipase C1-like protein; translated protein: MQTIINKALGTVLMAGAAMVCNGQTARLDALKINQVQVLGTHNSYAQPVDSNVLAYIDPIIEKMAEGYMKMMPPEQLKSMAEFHPNKMKMSEGLKYNHPPFDVQLDAGIRSLEIDVYNDPTGNRFNDPAAYRELRKKGVTNLAPFSTKDLDKPGFKVLHMADIDFRTHYTTFKAALTAMRSWSDTHPGHFPIFVMIEAKDKGMPLFPGAASVLPFDEKAFDSLDQEVVATLGRDKLIIPDDVRGQFPTLREAVQAQNWPTVKAARGKFVFLLLPSMAGMNMTSDYAKNKPNLENRVMFLQSLPTDTYAAFFLLDNAMVRKQEIQQYVQQGFFVRTRADIETYEAKVNDYNRANAAFESGAQVISTDFFRPGNGYGTPYVVKLPGGGEARPNPANAKKK
- a CDS encoding TonB-dependent receptor, which codes for MGSRLLLLILLFPFFCTAQQIRGTILSKEGPLPAATIVIDGNGTQTDLSGAFDINVRKTGTVTLKINYIGFAARTVVVTVKPGLNQLGTILMEPANDVLGEVVVKGASAGSQIRAISIKKNASGIMEVLAADAIGKLPDRNAAEAVQRIQGVSIERDQGEGRYVSVRGTPIQWSATLLNGNRLPTASLDYTDRRIQMDIFPSELIEYVQLSKAITPDMEGDAIGGSINFITKAAPLSRTLRINAAGGYGDQARKGSYNASVVYGDRLMKGKLGFVLSAVIWDRTSAQDRYNMNYDFANPHPVQSYSITDLQLRDYIAHRKTTGLNAGLEYKFNDRHKIQFKGIYSEFVDAQMVRETYFYFNTKNASIIDRASNYHTSLYSGELSGQSVLSGKLTLDWAASMDKSRFQFKNPGYYPMATFQQAVTYEGLAADGKKYLAMDAPDGQGDVIDAVLPHISAATPISNEAMKLSQLVMVRSTNWEENKRFGFNVKYTPDHKLTVKAGGKFIHKNKVVQSPYDIYLGGVLGPAPTMASLGAEPFPYNGGFLSEIGSPYNNVIINQMPLGQLQNLVTPESIRNNKLLPYQIDSATNASGATKYFTGVENVYALYVMGEYKVSDKLTLTGGIRNEYNKVTFNGSKVTTNATGKQVTAITQDNSYNAFLPMLHVKYSVTDKDIVRLAYTRSFARPDFSSLNPGTTQDEMNKVISRGNANLKPTFANNFDVMAEHYFGGIGMVNVGAFYKKLTDLIYNNEWSENINGVRYAVSAPENLQSAWLAGFEAGVVKRFTGLPGYWKGFGVDVNYTFTDSKVKIPRFVNGQKTEDNSVIPKQAKHIFNASLIYEYGKVMARIAGNYKGKYLDVIRQAAGPDHYRWYAENFTVDFSASYAITPRIRAFLELNNITNAPVRYYHGTFNRVEQAEWYSFRGQLGVSAKIF